A window of the Dyadobacter pollutisoli genome harbors these coding sequences:
- a CDS encoding sulfatase has product MMRKHLLIAVLTLSISGLAGISVQSLAGPGDKNAKKKMNVLFIAVDDLNTDLGCYGNTFVKSPNIDRLAKRGVKFSKAYTQFPLCSPSRSSLLTGQRPDVTKIYELQTHFRKNLPDIVTLPQLFKNNDYYSARVGKIYHYGVPGQIGTDGLDDPISWDERVNPKGRDKAEEALIKNLTPDRGLGSALAWRATEGTDEEQTDGMVASEAIKIMTKKKNEPFFLAVGFYRPHSPYVAPKKYFDLYPVQKVPLPKELENDLDDIPEAALFTKPAHWGLSVADRKEVLRAYYATITFMDAQVGRLLDALDKLKLTDNTVIVLWSDHGYNVGQHGQWMKQSLFENSARVPLIFSVPGGTKGKASTRTVELLDIYPTLAELCGLVPGQKLQGKSLTPLLKAPDAIWDKPAYTQVKRGQIMGRSVRTERFRYTEWDGGIAGAELYDHQKDPNEFANLAKDNNFIITVNEMSTLLKKGYPAVD; this is encoded by the coding sequence ATGATGAGAAAACACTTACTAATTGCTGTCTTAACGCTTTCTATCTCCGGCTTGGCAGGAATATCTGTACAAAGTCTGGCGGGTCCCGGTGACAAGAATGCAAAGAAAAAAATGAACGTACTGTTCATTGCCGTCGATGACCTGAATACGGATTTGGGATGCTATGGAAACACGTTTGTGAAGTCGCCTAACATTGACCGACTTGCCAAAAGAGGCGTGAAGTTCAGCAAAGCTTATACCCAGTTCCCGCTCTGCAGTCCAAGCCGTTCGTCCCTATTGACCGGGCAACGTCCTGATGTTACCAAAATTTACGAGTTGCAAACGCATTTCCGGAAAAACCTGCCGGACATTGTAACATTGCCTCAGCTGTTTAAAAACAACGATTATTACAGTGCACGGGTTGGTAAAATTTACCATTACGGCGTTCCCGGACAGATTGGTACCGATGGGCTCGACGACCCGATTTCCTGGGATGAAAGGGTGAATCCGAAAGGCAGGGACAAGGCAGAGGAAGCATTGATCAAAAACCTCACACCCGATCGCGGACTGGGCAGTGCACTGGCGTGGCGCGCTACGGAGGGTACTGATGAGGAGCAGACTGATGGTATGGTAGCGAGCGAGGCTATCAAAATCATGACCAAGAAGAAAAACGAGCCATTCTTTTTAGCAGTAGGTTTTTACAGGCCACATTCGCCGTACGTTGCCCCAAAAAAGTATTTCGATTTGTACCCTGTCCAAAAAGTACCACTGCCAAAAGAACTTGAAAACGACCTGGATGACATTCCGGAAGCAGCATTGTTTACAAAACCAGCGCACTGGGGGCTTTCGGTAGCGGACAGAAAAGAGGTGCTGAGAGCTTACTATGCAACTATTACCTTCATGGACGCACAGGTTGGAAGGTTATTGGACGCGTTGGATAAGTTGAAGCTGACAGATAACACCGTGATTGTCCTTTGGAGTGACCATGGTTATAATGTCGGGCAGCACGGGCAATGGATGAAGCAAAGTTTGTTTGAAAATTCCGCTCGTGTACCATTGATATTCTCAGTTCCTGGCGGTACTAAAGGCAAAGCTTCCACACGTACGGTTGAATTGCTGGACATTTATCCAACATTAGCAGAATTATGCGGCCTGGTCCCTGGTCAGAAGCTACAAGGAAAAAGCCTGACGCCATTGCTGAAAGCGCCCGACGCGATTTGGGACAAACCTGCTTACACACAAGTCAAACGCGGCCAGATTATGGGCAGGAGCGTGCGTACGGAACGATTCCGGTACACCGAATGGGACGGAGGCATTGCAGGAGCCGAATTGTATGATCATCAAAAGGATCCGAATGAATTTGCTAACCTGGCGAAGGATAACAATTTCATCATTACAGTAAATGAGATGTCTACATTGCTTAAAAAAGGGTACCCAGCTGTTGATTAG